One part of the Oncorhynchus clarkii lewisi isolate Uvic-CL-2024 chromosome 7, UVic_Ocla_1.0, whole genome shotgun sequence genome encodes these proteins:
- the LOC139413008 gene encoding acyl-CoA-binding protein-like → MSMAEFEKAADAVRRLTVQPSYAELAVIYGLYKQATLGNINTERPGIFDFQGKSKWDGWKAQEGKSKEDAIKEYIAFVEEMKAKYPI, encoded by the exons ATGTCTATG GCTGAATTTGAAAAGGCTGCCGATGCTGTAAGGAGGCTGACGGTACAACCTAGCTATGCTGAACTAGCAGTAATATATGGTTTGTACAAGCAGGCGACACTTGGCAACATCAACACGG AGCGTCCGGGAATATTTGACTTCCAAGGAAAATCTAAATGGGATGGTTGGAAAGCACAGGAAG GAAAGTCCAAAGAAGATGCCATAAAAGAATATATTGCCTTTGTGGAAGAAATGAAAGCAAAGTATCCAATTTAG